One Luteimonas sp. MC1825 DNA segment encodes these proteins:
- the rpmA gene encoding 50S ribosomal protein L27, with protein MAHKKGVGSSRNGRDSNPKYLGVKIYGGQAIDAGNIIIRQRGTQFHPGMGVGLGRDHTLFALIDGKVEFAVKGPKKRRTVSVVAEA; from the coding sequence ATGGCACATAAAAAGGGCGTAGGTTCCAGCCGCAACGGCCGCGACTCCAACCCGAAATACCTCGGCGTGAAGATCTATGGTGGCCAGGCGATCGATGCCGGCAACATCATCATCCGCCAGCGCGGTACCCAGTTCCATCCGGGCATGGGCGTCGGCCTCGGCCGCGACCACACCCTGTTCGCGTTGATCGACGGCAAGGTCGAGTTCGCGGTCAAGGGCCCGAAGAAGCGTCGCACCGTGAGCGTGGTCGCCGAGGCCTGA
- the ileS gene encoding isoleucine--tRNA ligase encodes MRGDLPKREPDTLARWEAEGLYTRLREHAAGRPKFVLHDGPPYANGAIHLGHAVNKILKDIIVRSKTVAGFDAPYIPGWDCHGLPIEIAIEKKHGKVGAKLDATAFRQACRDYALSQVELQMRDFKRLGVLGDWDNPYLTLDPKFEADEMRALARVVDNGHLLRGVKPVYWCFDCGSALAEAEIEYQDKQSPAVDVAYPARDAQALARAFGTEVPEGVEIAVPIWTTTPWTLPASLAVALGAGLDYTLVEGPAHGGRRRWLVLATGLEAKALARYGVDEVVVHGHAPGSALEGLLLAHPFYAGRDIPLILGEHVTADDGTGAVHTAPGHGQEDFVAARHYGLVEKYTAAQLNPVDGRGVYLPSTPAADGVALAGTHIWKANDAIIEVLRANGALLAHAGLQHSYPHCWRHRTPVVFRATPQWFISMDQAELRRDALAAIQRVEWFPAWGEARIAGMVEGRPDWTISRQRTWGVPIALFVHRESGEPHPRSSELMRAAADRVEAGGIDAWYDLDPAELLGDEAGDYDRITDILDVWFDSGVTHECVLAARGIGKPADLYLEGSDQHRGWFQSSLLTGIAIDGAAPYRQCLTHGFTVDENGRKMSKSLGNGIEPQEIMKTLGADILRLWIASADYSNEMSLSKEILKRNADAYRRIRNTARFLLGNLHGFDPVRDLRPLDDMVALDRWIVHRAWEVQEKIVAAYARYDFAEIIQALLNFCSVDLGSLYLDVTKDRLYTMPEDSRGRRSAQSAMYRITEAFVRWIAPVLAFTADEMWSHLPGAREDNVLFATWYDGLAPMADDAPMSARAFDELLRLREQVSKVLEPMRASGVIGAALEAEITLACGVADQNRLSPLLDELRFLLISGDVALVVDDGATDIGVSATPTSKPKCVRCWQHRGDIGSVAAHPLLCTRCAGNVDGNAEDRQWF; translated from the coding sequence ATGCGCGGCGACCTGCCCAAGCGGGAGCCGGACACGCTGGCGCGCTGGGAGGCCGAAGGGCTGTACACACGACTGCGCGAGCACGCCGCGGGTCGGCCGAAGTTCGTACTGCACGACGGTCCGCCGTATGCCAATGGGGCCATCCACCTCGGGCATGCGGTCAACAAGATCCTCAAGGACATCATCGTCCGCTCGAAGACCGTCGCCGGCTTCGACGCCCCGTACATCCCCGGCTGGGACTGCCACGGGCTGCCGATCGAGATCGCGATCGAGAAGAAGCACGGCAAGGTCGGCGCGAAGCTCGATGCCACCGCGTTCCGCCAGGCCTGCCGCGACTACGCGCTGTCCCAGGTCGAACTGCAGATGCGCGATTTCAAGCGCCTGGGTGTGCTCGGCGATTGGGACAACCCGTACCTCACGCTCGACCCGAAGTTCGAGGCCGACGAGATGCGCGCCCTGGCCAGGGTTGTCGACAACGGCCACCTGCTGCGCGGCGTGAAGCCGGTCTACTGGTGCTTCGACTGCGGTTCCGCGCTGGCCGAGGCGGAAATCGAATACCAGGACAAGCAGTCCCCCGCGGTCGACGTGGCGTATCCGGCACGTGATGCTCAGGCGCTGGCGCGGGCCTTCGGCACCGAGGTGCCGGAAGGCGTCGAGATCGCGGTGCCGATCTGGACCACCACGCCGTGGACGCTGCCGGCATCGCTGGCGGTGGCGCTGGGCGCGGGGCTGGATTACACGCTCGTCGAAGGGCCGGCGCATGGCGGCCGACGCCGCTGGCTGGTGCTGGCCACGGGGCTCGAGGCCAAGGCGCTTGCACGCTACGGCGTGGACGAGGTGGTCGTGCACGGCCATGCCCCCGGCAGCGCGCTCGAGGGCCTGCTGCTTGCGCATCCGTTCTACGCCGGGCGCGACATCCCGCTGATCCTCGGCGAGCACGTGACTGCCGACGACGGTACCGGTGCGGTGCATACCGCCCCAGGGCATGGCCAAGAGGATTTCGTGGCCGCCCGGCACTACGGGCTGGTCGAGAAGTACACGGCGGCGCAGCTCAACCCGGTCGATGGCCGCGGCGTGTACCTGCCGTCGACGCCGGCGGCGGACGGCGTGGCGCTCGCCGGCACGCACATCTGGAAGGCCAACGACGCCATCATTGAAGTCCTCCGCGCCAACGGCGCACTGCTCGCGCACGCCGGCCTGCAGCACAGTTACCCGCACTGCTGGCGCCACCGCACGCCGGTCGTGTTCCGCGCCACGCCGCAGTGGTTCATCTCCATGGACCAGGCGGAGCTGCGCCGCGACGCGCTGGCCGCCATCCAGCGCGTGGAGTGGTTCCCCGCCTGGGGCGAAGCGCGCATCGCCGGCATGGTCGAGGGCCGCCCGGACTGGACTATCTCGCGCCAGCGCACCTGGGGCGTGCCGATCGCGCTGTTCGTGCATCGCGAGAGCGGCGAGCCGCACCCGCGCTCCAGCGAACTGATGCGCGCCGCCGCCGACCGCGTCGAGGCGGGCGGCATCGATGCCTGGTACGACCTCGATCCGGCCGAACTGCTGGGCGACGAGGCCGGTGACTACGACCGCATCACCGACATCCTCGACGTCTGGTTCGATTCCGGCGTGACCCACGAGTGCGTGCTGGCGGCGCGCGGCATCGGCAAGCCGGCCGACCTGTACCTGGAAGGCTCGGACCAGCATCGCGGCTGGTTCCAGTCGTCGCTGCTCACCGGCATCGCGATCGACGGCGCCGCGCCGTACCGGCAATGCCTGACCCACGGCTTCACGGTCGACGAGAACGGCCGCAAGATGTCGAAGTCGCTCGGCAACGGCATCGAGCCGCAGGAAATCATGAAGACGCTGGGCGCGGACATCCTGCGCCTGTGGATCGCGTCGGCCGACTACAGCAACGAGATGTCGCTGTCCAAGGAGATCCTCAAGCGCAACGCCGACGCCTACCGCCGCATCCGCAACACCGCGCGCTTCCTGCTCGGCAACCTGCATGGCTTCGACCCGGTGCGCGACCTGCGCCCGCTGGACGACATGGTGGCGCTGGACCGCTGGATCGTGCACCGCGCGTGGGAAGTGCAGGAGAAGATCGTGGCCGCGTACGCGCGCTACGACTTCGCGGAAATCATCCAGGCCCTGCTCAATTTCTGCAGCGTCGACCTGGGCTCGCTGTACCTCGACGTCACCAAGGACCGGCTGTACACCATGCCGGAAGACTCGCGCGGCCGCCGCAGCGCGCAGAGCGCGATGTACCGCATCACCGAGGCCTTCGTGCGCTGGATCGCGCCGGTGCTGGCGTTCACCGCCGACGAGATGTGGAGCCACCTGCCCGGCGCGCGCGAGGACAACGTGCTGTTCGCCACCTGGTACGACGGCCTTGCGCCGATGGCCGACGATGCGCCGATGTCGGCGCGCGCGTTCGACGAACTGCTGCGCCTGCGAGAGCAGGTCTCCAAGGTGCTCGAGCCGATGCGCGCCAGCGGCGTGATCGGCGCCGCGCTGGAAGCCGAGATCACGCTCGCCTGCGGCGTTGCCGACCAGAACCGGCTGTCGCCGCTGCTCGACGAGCTGCGTTTCCTGCTGATCAGCGGTGATGTCGCACTGGTGGTCGACGACGGCGCCACCGACATCGGCGTCAGTGCGACGCCCACCAGCAAGCCCAAGTGCGTCCGCTGCTGGCAACACCGCGGCGACATCGGCAGCGTCGCCGCGCATCCGCTGCTGTGCACGCGCTGCGCCGGCAACGTCGACGGCAACGCGGAGGATCGCCAATGGTTCTGA
- a CDS encoding S8 family peptidase produces the protein MTRRTRSTTTTTALAVAIAAALVAAPAAYSAGRQPALGGGAKVSKAAKGPVFSKPALAYGTNLKAPTNEAHDSFIISFQKGAAPSAAALRNHLQAVGKTLGIQIAVDRDTATGAKLVRTSRALDRDGLKQLTIELMKSPMVRAVDPNGRMYRAMTPNDELFPQQWHYKGGGEGMNAVEAWDSVDGSGYIIAVLDTGQVDHADLAGQFIAGYDFISDPANARDNDGRDNNPNDEGDWDDKYDSSWHGTHVAGTVAALTNNTLGVAGVAHGAKVQHVRVLGNAGGTFADINDAIVWASGGTVPGVPVNPTPAHVINLSLGGSTVCPTAMQDAVNIAITNGTTVVAAAGNSSGDVAGFSPASCAGVIAVAGTGPNNTPYASTNFGPRINVAAPAGSGSTPATNQVLSTLNTGLEGQAEDSYAWYAGTSMASPHVAGTIALMLEAAGGDLDTPEIETILENTAYAANGLIPGCDNAERWCASMIDAGLAVAVAAGDEPLPPAPPAPPEPPPPTPLENGVTVNLPDMTANESLYFVLDVPADQGLLEFNLGAGTSGDSDIYVQYNQRPSNSVWQCRPWTGGTVSELCSFTAPTAGEWHVRVNAYTASAGYTLTGTYDEDGPEPPTTTVLQNGVTVSGLSIAAGQELFFVLDVPAGATDLKFQMAGSNGDADLYVRRGSLPTDTAYDCRPYLGGTNETCTIAAPEAGQWFVRLDGWSAATGVSLTGSYVGGPVGEAPTNVRGAYAFALKALRIRVPLYWDGGDGEQVDIKRNGVTVATVANTGYVMDTFTASAPGAGTVTYQVCNAGTTECNSATVNYTARR, from the coding sequence ATGACACGACGCACTCGCAGCACCACGACAACGACCGCGCTCGCGGTGGCCATTGCAGCCGCCCTGGTCGCAGCACCCGCGGCTTACTCGGCTGGCCGGCAGCCCGCACTCGGCGGCGGCGCCAAGGTCTCCAAGGCCGCCAAGGGGCCGGTGTTTTCCAAGCCCGCACTGGCCTATGGAACCAACCTGAAGGCTCCGACCAACGAGGCCCATGACAGCTTCATCATCAGCTTCCAGAAGGGTGCCGCGCCCAGCGCGGCCGCGCTCCGCAACCACCTCCAGGCCGTGGGCAAGACCCTTGGCATCCAGATCGCGGTCGACCGCGACACGGCGACCGGCGCCAAGCTGGTCCGCACCAGCCGCGCACTCGACCGTGACGGCCTCAAGCAGCTGACCATCGAGCTGATGAAGAGCCCGATGGTCCGTGCGGTCGACCCGAACGGCCGCATGTATCGGGCGATGACGCCCAATGACGAGCTGTTCCCGCAGCAGTGGCATTACAAGGGCGGCGGAGAGGGCATGAATGCCGTCGAAGCCTGGGACTCGGTGGACGGCAGCGGCTACATCATCGCCGTGCTCGACACGGGACAGGTGGACCACGCCGACCTGGCCGGGCAGTTCATCGCCGGCTACGACTTCATCAGCGATCCGGCCAACGCCCGCGACAACGACGGCCGCGACAACAACCCGAACGACGAAGGCGACTGGGACGACAAGTACGACAGCTCCTGGCACGGCACCCACGTTGCCGGCACCGTGGCCGCGCTCACCAACAACACCCTCGGTGTCGCCGGCGTGGCGCACGGTGCCAAGGTGCAGCACGTGCGCGTGCTCGGCAATGCCGGTGGCACGTTCGCCGACATCAACGACGCCATCGTCTGGGCGTCCGGTGGCACGGTGCCCGGCGTGCCTGTCAATCCCACCCCGGCGCATGTCATCAACCTGAGCCTCGGTGGCTCCACGGTGTGCCCGACGGCCATGCAGGATGCGGTCAACATCGCGATCACCAACGGCACCACGGTGGTCGCGGCTGCGGGCAACTCCAGCGGCGACGTAGCCGGCTTCTCGCCGGCGAGTTGCGCCGGCGTGATCGCGGTCGCCGGCACCGGGCCGAACAACACTCCGTACGCGTCCACCAACTTCGGTCCGCGCATCAACGTGGCCGCGCCTGCCGGCAGCGGTTCGACTCCCGCCACCAACCAGGTGCTGTCCACCCTGAACACGGGGCTCGAAGGCCAGGCTGAAGATTCCTATGCCTGGTACGCCGGTACCTCGATGGCCTCGCCGCACGTCGCGGGCACCATCGCCCTGATGCTGGAAGCGGCCGGTGGCGACCTGGATACCCCGGAGATCGAGACGATCCTCGAGAACACCGCCTACGCCGCCAACGGTCTGATCCCGGGCTGTGACAACGCGGAGCGCTGGTGCGCCAGCATGATCGACGCCGGCCTTGCCGTCGCGGTCGCCGCCGGAGACGAACCGCTGCCCCCGGCTCCGCCGGCCCCGCCGGAGCCGCCGCCGCCGACCCCGCTCGAGAACGGCGTGACGGTCAACCTGCCGGACATGACCGCGAACGAAAGCCTGTACTTCGTGCTCGACGTGCCCGCCGACCAGGGCCTGCTGGAGTTCAACCTCGGTGCCGGCACCTCGGGTGACTCGGACATCTACGTCCAGTACAACCAGCGCCCGTCCAACTCCGTCTGGCAGTGCCGCCCGTGGACCGGTGGCACGGTGTCCGAGCTCTGCTCGTTCACGGCTCCCACGGCCGGCGAGTGGCACGTGCGGGTGAACGCGTACACGGCATCCGCCGGGTACACGCTGACCGGCACCTACGACGAGGACGGCCCGGAGCCGCCGACGACGACCGTGCTCCAGAACGGCGTCACGGTGTCCGGCCTCAGCATCGCGGCCGGCCAGGAACTGTTCTTCGTGCTCGACGTGCCTGCAGGCGCGACCGACCTGAAGTTCCAGATGGCGGGCAGCAATGGTGATGCCGACCTGTACGTCCGTCGCGGCAGCCTGCCGACCGACACGGCCTACGATTGCCGCCCGTACCTGGGTGGGACAAACGAGACCTGCACCATCGCGGCACCGGAGGCGGGCCAGTGGTTCGTCCGCCTGGACGGCTGGTCGGCGGCGACCGGCGTGAGCCTGACCGGCAGCTACGTGGGCGGCCCGGTGGGCGAGGCACCCACCAACGTGCGCGGCGCCTACGCCTTCGCCCTCAAGGCGCTGCGCATCCGCGTGCCGCTGTACTGGGACGGCGGCGATGGCGAGCAGGTGGACATCAAGCGCAACGGCGTGACCGTGGCGACGGTGGCCAACACGGGCTATGTCATGGATACGTTCACCGCCAGCGCGCCAGGCGCCGGCACGGTCACGTACCAGGTCTGCAACGCCGGCACCACCGAGTGCAATTCGGCCACGGTGAACTACACCGCGCGCCGCTGA
- the lspA gene encoding signal peptidase II: MVLKPARNALPWLLLSALVIVLDQLSKQWVLTSLPEYTAIPVVEGFWNWYRTYNTGAAFSFLSDAGGWQKWFFSILAFGISGLLAVWLSRTPRGDWRTALPFALVIGGAIGNVIDRLVHGHVIDFIQWHWRGHFWPAFNIADAAIVGGAIGIALFGLLAPKATTP, from the coding sequence ATGGTTCTGAAGCCCGCACGCAACGCGCTGCCATGGCTGCTGCTGTCGGCGCTGGTGATCGTGCTCGACCAGCTGAGCAAGCAGTGGGTGCTCACCAGCCTTCCGGAGTACACGGCCATTCCGGTGGTCGAAGGGTTCTGGAACTGGTACCGCACCTACAACACCGGCGCGGCGTTCAGCTTCCTGTCCGATGCCGGCGGCTGGCAGAAGTGGTTCTTCAGCATCCTGGCCTTCGGCATCAGCGGCCTGCTGGCGGTATGGCTGTCGCGCACCCCGCGCGGCGACTGGCGCACGGCGCTGCCGTTCGCGCTGGTCATCGGCGGCGCGATCGGCAACGTCATCGACCGGCTGGTGCATGGCCATGTCATCGATTTCATCCAGTGGCACTGGCGCGGCCATTTCTGGCCCGCATTCAACATCGCCGATGCCGCGATCGTGGGCGGCGCGATCGGCATCGCCCTGTTCGGGCTGCTCGCCCCGAAGGCAACGACCCCCTGA
- a CDS encoding bifunctional riboflavin kinase/FAD synthetase encodes MKQLFRDVDGGPLCREGSVACIGAFDGLHLGHRALLRHAAGRARALGLPLVALSFEPLPREFFAPAAPPPRLALPRAKFEGLCALGADAVGLLRFNAGFAAMSPDAFAESVLARRLAAREVWVGPGFRYGQRRAGDLDTLREAGQRLGFAAGEIAPVLLDDERVSSTRIRAALTAGDFAAATRLLARPYAIAGRVVRGRQLGRTLGFPTANLRFGGKVPALQGIYATRVHGIGDQPWPSVSSFGTRPTVDGVEPLLEAHLFDFDGDLYGRRIAVEFVARLRDEEKYPDLPTLVAQMDRDATQARHILMHTPQRATA; translated from the coding sequence ATGAAGCAGCTGTTCCGCGACGTCGACGGCGGGCCTTTGTGCCGCGAAGGCAGCGTGGCCTGCATTGGCGCCTTCGACGGCCTGCACCTCGGCCATCGCGCGCTGCTGCGCCACGCGGCCGGGCGCGCCCGCGCGCTCGGGTTGCCGCTGGTCGCGCTGAGCTTCGAGCCGTTGCCCCGCGAGTTCTTCGCGCCCGCCGCGCCGCCGCCGCGGCTGGCGCTGCCGCGTGCCAAGTTCGAAGGCCTGTGCGCGCTTGGTGCCGACGCCGTCGGCCTGCTGCGCTTCAACGCCGGCTTCGCGGCGATGTCGCCGGATGCGTTCGCGGAGTCGGTGCTGGCGCGGCGCCTGGCGGCGCGCGAGGTCTGGGTGGGGCCCGGGTTCCGCTACGGTCAGCGGCGCGCCGGTGACCTCGACACCCTGCGTGAGGCGGGGCAGCGGCTCGGCTTCGCCGCCGGCGAGATCGCGCCGGTGCTGCTCGACGACGAGCGCGTGTCCAGTACCCGCATCCGCGCCGCCCTGACGGCAGGCGACTTCGCCGCCGCCACCCGGCTGCTCGCCCGGCCCTATGCCATCGCCGGCCGCGTGGTGCGCGGACGCCAGCTCGGCCGCACGCTGGGCTTCCCCACCGCCAACCTGCGCTTCGGCGGCAAGGTGCCGGCGTTGCAGGGCATCTACGCGACCCGCGTGCACGGCATCGGTGACCAGCCGTGGCCCTCGGTGTCGAGCTTTGGCACCCGCCCCACCGTGGACGGCGTGGAGCCGCTGCTGGAAGCCCACCTGTTCGATTTCGACGGCGACCTCTATGGTCGGCGCATCGCGGTCGAGTTCGTGGCGCGCCTGCGCGACGAGGAAAAATACCCCGACCTGCCGACCCTGGTCGCGCAGATGGATCGCGACGCCACACAGGCGCGCCACATTTTGATGCATACCCCGCAGCGAGCGACCGCGTGA
- the rplU gene encoding 50S ribosomal protein L21, with amino-acid sequence MYAVLVTGGKQYRVMQGETLRVELLDVEAGKEITFDNVLMLGDGEGIKIGDALSGATVTATVKAHGRADKVRIVKFRRRKHHRKQMGHRQHYTEIEITGIAGGDKK; translated from the coding sequence ATGTACGCAGTCCTGGTAACAGGCGGAAAGCAATACCGCGTGATGCAAGGCGAGACGCTCCGCGTCGAGCTGCTTGACGTCGAGGCGGGCAAGGAGATCACGTTCGACAACGTGCTCATGCTCGGCGACGGTGAAGGCATCAAGATCGGCGACGCCCTCTCCGGCGCCACCGTCACCGCCACCGTCAAGGCCCACGGCCGCGCCGACAAGGTGCGCATCGTGAAGTTCCGCCGCCGCAAGCACCATCGCAAGCAGATGGGCCACCGGCAGCACTACACCGAAATCGAGATCACCGGCATCGCCGGTGGCGACAAGAAGTAA
- the murJ gene encoding murein biosynthesis integral membrane protein MurJ, protein MRSTAVFSAMTLLSRIAGFVRDMLQATLFGTGGAMSAFIVAYRIPNFLRRVFAEGSMAMAFVPVLNEIKERGDRAALKDFIDHMAGALCAVVLVVCAAGVLLAPVITALFTPGALDEPEKFSQTAMMLRITFPYLLFISMMALAGSVLNSEGRFALPAFTPVLHNLTMIAAMFWLAPRFEVQPVGLAWGVLIAGFLQLVLLWPALGRLGLRPRLRPGFRHPDVRRVGKLMLPTLFSSSVAQVNLLVGTAFASLLADGSQDWLYYSDRLVEFPLGLFGVALGTVILPHLSRRHAAEDAAGYSHSLDWALRMALLAGLPAGLGLLLLAEPVTATVYNYGAFTAVDTRMAALSLTAMSIGIPAFMLSKVLAPAFYARQDMRTPMRAALLTVAINVALTIAFTTPMWLHDTPGAHGGIALATGLAGVANAWLLWRYLRRGGVYLPAAGWGRFGLRLLLACAAMAAAVLAMRAWIGDWTALAGWQARVGWLLATISAGAATYGLALLALGLRPRHLRH, encoded by the coding sequence ATGCGCTCGACCGCGGTGTTCAGCGCGATGACCCTGCTGTCGCGGATCGCCGGCTTCGTGCGCGACATGCTGCAGGCCACGCTGTTCGGCACCGGTGGCGCGATGAGCGCGTTCATCGTCGCCTACCGGATCCCGAACTTCCTGCGTCGCGTGTTCGCGGAGGGTTCGATGGCGATGGCCTTCGTGCCGGTGCTCAACGAGATCAAGGAGCGCGGTGACCGCGCGGCGCTGAAGGACTTCATCGACCACATGGCCGGCGCGCTGTGCGCCGTGGTGCTGGTGGTCTGCGCCGCCGGCGTGCTGCTGGCGCCGGTGATCACCGCGCTGTTCACGCCAGGCGCGCTCGACGAGCCGGAAAAGTTCTCGCAGACGGCGATGATGCTGCGGATCACCTTCCCGTACCTGCTGTTCATTTCGATGATGGCGCTGGCCGGCTCGGTGCTCAACAGCGAAGGGCGCTTCGCGCTGCCGGCGTTCACACCGGTGCTGCACAACCTGACGATGATCGCCGCCATGTTCTGGCTCGCGCCGCGCTTCGAGGTGCAGCCGGTAGGCCTGGCCTGGGGCGTGCTGATCGCCGGGTTCCTGCAACTGGTGCTGTTGTGGCCGGCGCTCGGAAGGCTGGGCCTGCGGCCGCGCCTTCGCCCCGGCTTCCGCCATCCGGACGTGCGTCGGGTCGGCAAGCTGATGCTGCCGACGCTGTTCTCCTCGTCGGTGGCGCAGGTCAACCTGCTGGTCGGCACGGCGTTCGCTTCGCTGCTGGCCGACGGCAGCCAGGACTGGCTGTACTACTCCGACCGCCTGGTCGAGTTCCCGCTGGGGCTGTTCGGCGTGGCGCTGGGCACGGTGATCCTGCCGCACCTGTCGCGCCGCCATGCCGCCGAGGACGCGGCCGGTTACAGCCATTCGCTCGACTGGGCGCTGCGCATGGCGCTGCTGGCCGGCCTGCCGGCGGGGCTCGGGCTGCTGCTGCTGGCCGAGCCGGTGACGGCCACGGTCTACAACTACGGCGCGTTCACCGCGGTGGACACGCGGATGGCGGCGCTCAGCCTGACCGCCATGAGCATCGGCATCCCGGCCTTCATGCTCAGCAAGGTGCTGGCGCCGGCGTTCTACGCCCGCCAGGACATGAGGACGCCGATGCGCGCGGCCCTGCTCACGGTCGCCATCAACGTGGCGCTCACCATCGCCTTCACCACGCCGATGTGGCTGCACGACACGCCCGGCGCGCACGGCGGCATCGCACTCGCCACGGGCCTGGCCGGGGTGGCCAATGCCTGGTTGCTGTGGCGCTACCTGCGGCGCGGCGGCGTGTACCTGCCGGCGGCCGGCTGGGGCCGGTTCGGCCTGCGGCTGCTGCTGGCGTGCGCCGCGATGGCGGCGGCGGTGCTTGCGATGCGCGCATGGATCGGTGACTGGACCGCGCTCGCTGGCTGGCAGGCACGCGTCGGCTGGCTGCTGGCGACCATCTCCGCCGGGGCGGCCACCTATGGCCTGGCGCTGCTGGCGCTTGGCCTGCGCCCCCGCCACCTGCGGCATTGA
- the rpsT gene encoding 30S ribosomal protein S20, with the protein MANIKSSKKRAKQAVVRNLRNNSQRSQLRTAVKKVLKALDANDAAGAREAFNVAQPILDRFSARGLIHRNKAARHKSRINARIKALAAA; encoded by the coding sequence GTGGCCAACATCAAGTCCTCCAAGAAGCGCGCCAAGCAGGCTGTCGTGCGCAACCTGCGCAACAACAGCCAGCGTTCGCAGCTGCGCACCGCCGTCAAGAAAGTGCTCAAGGCGCTCGACGCCAACGATGCCGCCGGCGCCCGCGAGGCCTTCAACGTCGCGCAGCCGATCCTCGATCGCTTCAGCGCCCGTGGCCTGATCCACCGCAACAAGGCCGCCCGCCACAAGAGCCGCATCAACGCCCGCATCAAGGCGCTTGCCGCCGCCTGA
- the cgtA gene encoding Obg family GTPase CgtA has translation MKLVDEAEITVTAGNGGNGCVGFRREKYIPLGGPDGGDGGDGGNVWIQATRNLNTLVDFRHQKAFRAQRGEDGMGQQRYGKGGIDTVITVPVGTQVLNIDTDEVIGDLVNDGDRLLVARGGQGGLGNMHFKSSITRAPRRATPGGEGEQRALRLELKLLADVGLLGFPNAGKSTLIRAVSAATPKVADYPFTTLYPNLGVVSVEPARSFVIADIPGLIEGAADGAGLGALFLRHIQRTSLLLHLVEVEPLDGSDAAAQVRAIEHELAKFDAGLMDKPRWLLLNKADLLPADDARELAERIVSELGWTQPWFVVSGLAHTGTRDVMLKVQAFLDEQALLAAEAADAADAADAAAPADPAGG, from the coding sequence ATGAAACTCGTCGACGAAGCCGAAATCACCGTGACCGCCGGCAATGGCGGCAATGGCTGCGTCGGTTTCCGGCGCGAGAAGTACATCCCCCTCGGTGGCCCCGATGGTGGCGATGGCGGAGACGGCGGCAACGTCTGGATCCAGGCCACGCGCAACCTCAACACCCTGGTCGATTTCCGCCACCAGAAGGCCTTCCGCGCCCAGCGCGGCGAGGACGGCATGGGCCAGCAGCGCTACGGCAAGGGTGGCATCGACACGGTGATCACCGTGCCGGTGGGCACCCAGGTGCTCAACATCGACACCGACGAGGTGATCGGCGACCTGGTCAACGACGGCGACCGGCTGCTGGTGGCGCGCGGCGGGCAGGGCGGGCTGGGCAACATGCATTTCAAGAGCTCGATCACCCGCGCCCCGCGCCGCGCCACGCCGGGCGGCGAGGGCGAGCAGCGCGCGCTGCGCCTGGAGTTGAAGCTGCTGGCCGATGTCGGCCTGCTGGGCTTCCCGAACGCCGGCAAGTCGACCCTGATCCGCGCGGTCTCGGCGGCGACGCCGAAGGTCGCGGACTATCCGTTCACCACCCTTTACCCGAACCTCGGCGTGGTCAGCGTGGAGCCGGCACGCAGCTTCGTGATTGCCGACATTCCCGGCCTGATCGAGGGCGCGGCGGACGGCGCGGGCCTCGGCGCACTGTTCCTGCGCCACATCCAGCGCACCAGCCTGCTGCTGCACCTGGTCGAGGTGGAACCGCTCGACGGCTCGGACGCGGCGGCGCAGGTCAGGGCGATCGAGCACGAGCTGGCCAAGTTCGATGCCGGCCTGATGGACAAGCCGCGCTGGCTGCTGCTCAACAAGGCCGACCTGCTGCCGGCCGACGACGCACGCGAACTGGCGGAGCGCATCGTGTCCGAACTCGGCTGGACCCAGCCCTGGTTCGTGGTCTCGGGCCTCGCGCACACGGGCACACGCGACGTGATGCTCAAGGTCCAGGCGTTCCTCGATGAACAGGCCCTGCTGGCCGCCGAAGCCGCGGATGCAGCCGACGCAGCCGACGCAGCCGCTCCGGCTGACCCGGCCGGGGGCTGA